In bacterium, the following proteins share a genomic window:
- a CDS encoding pyridoxine 5'-phosphate synthase codes for MARLGVNVENAALLRKGAKTGEPDPVSIAVLAELGGADGIVCRLRKESPLITERDIRLLREVVKTHLNIQIAPEQELLSTALSIGPDMITLMPEKRAGSTEGGGFDILGHMSRFEKVINEIRAHGIVVSIVVDPVFQQVKAAAKAGADYIELQMSRYAEAEDLTEREDQVEAVRSVAIGAVKIGMGVSAGTGLDYHNVSEITAIESIEEVNIGHAVLSRAMSIGMDSAVRDMVALVH; via the coding sequence ATGGCACGGCTGGGAGTGAACGTTGAAAATGCTGCTCTTTTGAGGAAAGGAGCAAAGACAGGAGAACCTGATCCTGTAAGTATTGCTGTGCTGGCTGAATTAGGCGGTGCTGACGGTATTGTTTGCAGGCTTAGAAAAGAATCTCCCCTTATAACAGAGAGGGATATAAGATTGTTAAGGGAAGTAGTTAAAACTCATTTAAATATTCAGATTGCTCCGGAACAGGAACTTTTGTCTACTGCTTTGAGTATCGGCCCTGATATGATAACTCTAATGCCTGAAAAGAGAGCAGGGTCAACAGAGGGAGGAGGGTTTGATATTTTAGGGCATATGTCCAGGTTTGAGAAAGTTATAAATGAAATAAGAGCTCACGGTATTGTTGTAAGCATTGTAGTTGATCCTGTGTTTCAGCAGGTAAAGGCTGCTGCCAAAGCAGGAGCGGATTATATTGAACTTCAGATGTCGAGATATGCAGAGGCAGAAGATCTGACAGAAAGGGAAGATCAGGTTGAAGCTGTGCGGTCGGTTGCAATCGGTGCGGTAAAAATAGGAATGGGTGTTTCTGCAGGGACCGGCCTGGATTATCACAATGTCAGTGAAATTACTGCTATTGAAAGTATTGAGGAAGTGAACATAGGCCATGCGGTTTTATCCCGTGCAATGTCAATCGGAATGGATTCAGCAGTAAGGGATATGGTAGCTTTGGTTCATTGA
- the nifJ gene encoding pyruvate:ferredoxin (flavodoxin) oxidoreductase: MKKFKKATMDGNTAAAHVAYAFSDVAAIYPITPSSPMGEYADLWAATGRTNIFGQTVDVIEMQSEAGASGAVHGSLSAGALTTTFTASQGLMLMLPNMHKIAGEMLPAVFHVSARSLACQSLSIFGDHSDVMSARNTGWGMIFAGSIQEIMDLAGVAHLSSLKSRIPFIHIFDGFRNSHEIQKIDVIDYESFAEMVDMKYVEDFRSRALNPENPRVKVGAQNPDVYFQGRETVNKYYDAAPQIVQEYMDLIAKYTGRSYHLFDYIGTPDAEKVIIAMGSGCETIEETVNYLVKERGEKVGLIKVRLYRPFSVEHLIKALPESVKKIAVLDRTKEPGSIGEPLYLDVVSSLKDKKDITIIGGRYGLSSKEFTPSMVKAVYDHLDEGCFHNFTVGITDDVTKLSIPVKEHINTLPEGTISCKFWGLGSDGTVGANKNSIKIIGDNTDMFAQGYFQYDSKKSGGITRSHLRFGKSPIQSEYLVFNADFVACHNPAFIGRYDILEGIKDNGIFLLNSHWSGEEVFEHLTKDMQQTIIEKKIKFYNINALDIAKGVGLGGRINTVMQAAFFIISSVLERDKAIELIKKAIEKSYMKKGENVVKNNWAAVDRTAEALQEIPVPDSLPEKFTEMKKLVPDGSNEFIQNVIEPIMREKGDSVPVSQMPYDGFVQSGTTALEKRGVSPMVPHWISDKCIQCGQCSIVCPHAAIRVKLIDRDNLNNAPASFNTIKALSKDGEKHDYKVQVFIEDCVGCVDCVNECPTQALEMRPLEGERKLGEDDNVVFFLNLPEDVLSTVIKETTVKGSQFKQPLMEFSGACAGCGETPYVKLATQLFGDRMIVANATGCSSIWGGTFPTIPYTKNKDGRGPAWANSLFEDNAEYGFGMRLAVDSNRKQLNYNIKKALEQGVSGDIGDLFKKALDLWDSVSDESKTNADNIRNILSGELEKAHGDLKSTLVRIKELDSYFVDKSVWCFGGDGWAYDIGYGGLDHVMASGRNVNVLVLDTEVYSNTGGQASKATPLGSVAKFAEAGKKTVKKDLGLMMMSYGYVYVASVAMGANKNQLMKAMVEAEAYDGPSIIIAYAPCINHGFDMAHTQDEEKKSVDTGYWLLYRYNPQLKNEGKNPLILDSKEPKLPLKDFLEGERRYASLKQTFPEKVDGYWEEFAKFAAERYQMYKRLSE; the protein is encoded by the coding sequence ATGAAAAAGTTTAAAAAAGCTACAATGGACGGTAATACAGCTGCCGCTCATGTTGCCTATGCTTTTAGCGATGTGGCTGCTATATATCCTATTACACCATCATCACCTATGGGGGAGTATGCAGATTTATGGGCAGCAACAGGCAGAACGAATATTTTTGGGCAAACAGTTGACGTAATTGAAATGCAGTCAGAAGCGGGCGCTTCAGGTGCTGTGCACGGCTCTCTGTCAGCAGGTGCACTCACTACAACATTTACAGCTTCTCAGGGGCTTATGCTTATGCTTCCCAATATGCATAAGATTGCAGGAGAGATGCTTCCAGCGGTTTTTCATGTTTCAGCGCGTTCCCTTGCATGCCAGTCGCTCTCTATTTTTGGTGATCATTCTGATGTGATGTCTGCAAGAAATACCGGATGGGGGATGATATTTGCGGGTTCGATTCAGGAAATTATGGATCTTGCCGGAGTTGCTCATCTTTCCAGTCTTAAATCAAGAATCCCTTTTATCCACATTTTTGACGGTTTCAGAAATTCCCACGAAATACAGAAAATAGATGTTATTGATTATGAATCATTTGCTGAAATGGTGGATATGAAATATGTTGAGGATTTCAGGAGCAGGGCACTCAATCCGGAAAATCCGAGAGTTAAAGTCGGTGCGCAGAATCCTGATGTATATTTTCAGGGAAGAGAAACAGTAAATAAATATTATGATGCTGCACCTCAAATTGTCCAGGAGTACATGGACCTTATTGCAAAATATACAGGAAGAAGTTATCATCTTTTCGATTACATTGGTACACCTGACGCAGAGAAGGTTATTATTGCAATGGGCAGCGGATGTGAAACAATTGAAGAGACTGTAAACTATCTTGTAAAAGAACGCGGAGAAAAAGTCGGGCTTATAAAAGTCAGGCTTTACAGGCCTTTCTCAGTTGAACATTTGATAAAAGCCCTTCCTGAATCAGTCAAAAAGATTGCTGTGCTTGACAGGACAAAGGAACCCGGCTCAATAGGAGAGCCGCTCTATCTTGACGTTGTTTCTTCTCTGAAGGATAAAAAAGATATTACAATTATTGGCGGGCGTTACGGGCTGTCTTCAAAAGAGTTCACCCCGTCAATGGTAAAAGCTGTTTACGATCATCTTGATGAAGGATGTTTCCATAATTTCACTGTAGGTATTACGGATGATGTAACAAAACTTTCCATACCTGTTAAGGAGCACATTAACACTCTTCCAGAAGGTACAATAAGCTGTAAGTTCTGGGGCCTGGGATCAGACGGAACAGTCGGTGCAAACAAGAATTCCATAAAGATTATAGGTGATAATACTGATATGTTTGCACAGGGATATTTCCAATACGATTCAAAAAAATCAGGAGGTATCACAAGAAGCCATCTGCGTTTCGGAAAGTCTCCTATTCAGTCTGAGTATCTGGTTTTTAACGCTGATTTTGTTGCGTGCCATAATCCTGCATTTATAGGACGGTATGATATCCTTGAAGGTATTAAAGACAACGGAATCTTTTTGCTGAACTCTCATTGGTCAGGAGAAGAAGTATTTGAACATCTTACAAAAGATATGCAGCAGACAATCATTGAAAAGAAGATAAAATTCTACAACATCAATGCTCTTGATATTGCAAAGGGAGTCGGCCTCGGTGGCAGGATTAATACTGTTATGCAGGCTGCATTCTTTATTATCTCCAGTGTACTTGAAAGAGACAAGGCAATTGAGCTTATAAAAAAGGCCATAGAGAAAAGCTACATGAAGAAGGGTGAGAATGTTGTAAAGAATAACTGGGCTGCAGTTGATCGTACTGCTGAAGCTCTTCAGGAGATACCGGTTCCGGATTCATTGCCTGAGAAATTTACTGAAATGAAAAAGCTTGTACCGGACGGTTCCAACGAATTTATTCAGAATGTTATTGAACCCATTATGCGGGAAAAAGGAGATTCTGTTCCTGTTTCACAGATGCCGTACGACGGATTTGTACAATCAGGAACAACTGCACTTGAAAAACGCGGTGTTTCACCAATGGTGCCTCACTGGATAAGCGATAAGTGTATTCAGTGCGGTCAGTGCTCAATTGTATGCCCTCATGCGGCAATCAGAGTAAAGCTTATTGACAGGGATAATCTAAACAATGCACCAGCATCTTTCAACACAATCAAGGCATTAAGTAAAGACGGTGAAAAGCATGATTACAAAGTACAGGTATTTATTGAAGATTGTGTCGGTTGTGTAGACTGTGTGAATGAGTGTCCTACACAGGCTCTTGAGATGAGACCTCTTGAAGGTGAACGCAAACTTGGCGAGGATGACAATGTTGTGTTTTTCCTCAACCTGCCTGAAGATGTACTCAGCACGGTTATCAAGGAGACAACTGTAAAGGGAAGCCAGTTTAAACAGCCTCTTATGGAGTTTTCAGGAGCATGTGCAGGCTGCGGCGAAACCCCTTATGTGAAATTAGCTACACAGCTTTTCGGCGACAGGATGATTGTTGCAAATGCAACCGGGTGCAGCTCTATCTGGGGCGGAACATTCCCGACAATTCCTTACACAAAAAACAAGGACGGCCGCGGTCCTGCGTGGGCAAATTCTCTTTTTGAGGACAATGCAGAATACGGATTCGGAATGCGGCTAGCTGTTGATTCCAACAGAAAACAGCTTAATTACAATATTAAAAAGGCGCTTGAGCAGGGTGTAAGCGGAGATATCGGCGATCTTTTCAAAAAAGCATTGGATTTATGGGATAGTGTCAGTGATGAATCAAAAACAAATGCGGATAATATCAGAAATATTTTATCCGGAGAGCTTGAAAAAGCGCATGGTGATTTAAAATCAACATTAGTGCGTATTAAAGAACTTGATAGCTACTTTGTGGATAAAAGCGTATGGTGCTTCGGCGGTGACGGATGGGCATACGACATTGGTTACGGAGGCCTGGACCATGTAATGGCTTCCGGAAGGAATGTGAATGTTTTAGTTCTGGATACTGAAGTGTATTCAAATACAGGCGGCCAGGCTTCAAAGGCAACACCTCTCGGTTCTGTAGCTAAATTTGCAGAAGCAGGGAAAAAGACTGTTAAGAAAGACCTCGGCCTTATGATGATGAGCTACGGCTATGTCTATGTGGCCTCAGTTGCAATGGGTGCCAATAAAAACCAGCTTATGAAAGCAATGGTAGAAGCTGAAGCATATGATGGGCCATCTATTATTATTGCTTATGCTCCATGTATCAATCACGGATTTGATATGGCCCATACTCAGGATGAAGAGAAAAAATCCGTTGATACAGGGTATTGGCTTCTGTACAGATATAATCCTCAATTAAAAAATGAGGGGAAAAATCCTCTGATACTTGATTCAAAAGAGCCGAAGCTTCCTCTTAAAGATTTTCTTGAAGGTGAAAGGCGCTATGCATCCTTAAAGCAGACATTCCCGGAGAAAGTAGACGGTTATTGGGAAGAGTTTGCAAAGTTTGCAGCTGAACGGTATCAGATGTACAAGAGGCTTTCAGAGTAA